The Salegentibacter mishustinae genome includes a window with the following:
- a CDS encoding ZIP family metal transporter, with amino-acid sequence MEELIAYFEQLDPVTAALLATIFTWLLTAAGASLVFLFKKMNRKLFDGMLGFTGGVMVAASFWSLLAPGIEMSPGEGFEKTVPPLVGFGMGALFLFGLDKILPHLHVNFKMNETEGIKTPWHKSVLLTLAITLHNIPEGLAVGVLFGAAGAGLEGASIGGAVALAIGIGLQNFPEGFAVAMPLRGQGMSRWKSFNFGQLSAIVEPFAAVLGAWAVMTFEPILPYALSFAAGAMIFVVVEEVVPESQKGNFTDIPTMGFILGFMVMMTLDVGLG; translated from the coding sequence ATGGAAGAATTAATCGCTTATTTTGAGCAATTAGATCCGGTAACGGCAGCATTACTGGCTACAATTTTTACCTGGTTACTTACCGCTGCGGGAGCTTCCCTGGTTTTTCTATTTAAAAAGATGAATAGAAAGTTATTTGACGGTATGCTAGGGTTTACCGGTGGTGTTATGGTGGCTGCAAGTTTTTGGAGTTTATTGGCGCCAGGAATAGAAATGAGCCCCGGAGAAGGTTTTGAGAAAACAGTACCGCCTCTTGTAGGATTTGGGATGGGAGCACTTTTTCTATTCGGACTTGATAAAATACTGCCTCACCTGCATGTAAACTTTAAAATGAATGAAACCGAAGGAATTAAAACTCCCTGGCATAAATCTGTTTTACTTACCCTTGCAATTACGTTGCATAATATTCCTGAAGGTTTAGCGGTTGGTGTGCTTTTTGGAGCTGCGGGTGCAGGTTTGGAAGGGGCTAGTATTGGTGGCGCTGTGGCTCTTGCTATTGGAATTGGTTTACAAAACTTTCCTGAAGGTTTTGCGGTTGCCATGCCGCTTCGAGGGCAGGGAATGAGCCGTTGGAAAAGTTTTAATTTTGGTCAGCTTTCGGCTATTGTCGAGCCTTTTGCTGCGGTGCTTGGTGCCTGGGCTGTAATGACTTTTGAGCCTATTTTACCATATGCACTTTCTTTTGCCGCCGGTGCGATGATCTTTGTTGTGGTGGAAGAAGTTGTGCCAGAATCTCAAAAGGGGAATTTTACCGATATACCAACTATGGGCTTTATTTTAGGCTTTATGGTGATGATGACCCTAGATGTTGGTTTGGGTTAA